The sequence AAaatcagatatagatcggcaaatagagatatcAGATATAATTTGGCAAATAAAGATAACTGATAAAGATCGACAAATAGAGATAACTGATAAAGATTGGCAAAAATATAGATAATTGATATAAATCGGAAAGTAGAGATGATAGATATAGATCAGAAAATCAGATAAcatatatagatcggcaaatagggataacagatatagatcggcaaatagggaTAACAAATATAAATCGGAGTATAGAGATTATTGATATAAATAAGAaaatagagatgattgatataaatcggATAATAGAGATGACTGTTATAGATCGGTGAATAgagattttttatataaatcggcagttagagatgattgatataaatcggacaatagatatagatcgggaaatagagatgactgatataaattgaaaaatagagatgacagatattgatcgaaaaaatagatatagatcggcaaataattatactagagatgatttgaaaaatagagaGATAGATTTTTTATcgaaaaaacagatatagatcgacaaatagatatgccatagatgaattgaaaaatagagatgacagatattgatcggaaaagcagatatagatcggcaaataaataTACCAGATGAAGTGAAAATaagagatgacagatattgatcggaaaaatagatatagatcggcaaataattatactagagatgatttgaaaaatagagaGACAGATTTTTTatcggaaaaacagatatagatcggcaaatagatatgccatagatgaattgaaaaataaagatgataGATAATAatcggaaaaacagatatagatcggcaaatagatatgccatagatgaattaaaaaatagatcggcaaataaatataccagatgaagtgaaaaatagagatgacagatattgatcggaaaaatagatatagatcggcaaataattataccagagatgatttgaaaaatagagagacagattttttattggaaaaacagatatagatcggcaaatagatatgccatagatgaattgaaaaataaagatgacagaTAATAatcggaaaaacagatatagatcggcaaatagatatgccatagatgaattaaaaaataaagatgacagatattgatcggaaaagcagatatagatcgacaaatagatataccagatgaattgaaaaatagagatgacagatattgatcggaaaaatagatatagatcggcaaataattaTACTAGAGattatttgaaaaatagagaGACAGATTTTTTatcggaaaaacagatatagatcgacaaatagatatgccatagatgaattgaaaaataaagagatgacagataatgatcggaaaaacagatatagattggCAAATAGATATGCcatagatgaattgaaaaataaagatgacagaTAATGATCGGAAAAATAAATATAGATCGGCCTTTTTCGGGCCTTAATGATTTACTATATGACCTTTGTTTACAAAGGTGCAGGTAAGTTTGAAACCATTGGAAGGAAATGGGGCCTATAGAAAGAAGGGTGTTTATTTCGAGGCCCACGGTGGGCGCtaattgttcttgtatggatacctggagggAGAGCTCGGTCTCTGGGAATCGACGTCGAGTTGTTATTTTCGGTGCCGACCTTTGAGCTTTGTGGTAATCCGAGCTTTACTCCAAGAGGATGTCCAATCGCAtagagctttgagcaagaaacagggggagtgtacctgcaaaggcactccgaagcttaagtcagTATTCTGTATTATTCGAACTTACTGAAGAAAATACTTTACCTTGCTTTATATGATGGACCTTTCGTCTGTTACGCTTTTGGCATTAAGGTCGGTCTTAAAAATGGTGGATAACGTATCCGAGTTGTGTGCCGTTTGATCGTCGGTTATGATAGAAGCATTTATCTagccgagttatagctcataaATGGACGAGCTATAACGGATGACGCCGAGTTATAGCTTGTAAATAACGATCATATCAAGTCTGATTGTAACGTATAACGCCGAGTTATAACGTAAAGTGCCGAGTTATAGTGCATAATGCCGAATTATGACATCGGATTTGTAACGGCCGTATCACCATTAATATTTCAAAACACCTCAAAAAAGTCCAACCATTTGGGTGCAATTGAGAAGGAGCACAATTCAACTACTTTAACATACTACATTCAAAATCTGTAAAAGGCAACTTCACCTGAAGCTCTTCCAACACACAATTATACATGTAGAAATACTCAATGATTTTTCCTATGAAACACACGTTCAGCCCTTGTACATGGTAACAGTTCCACCCGAAACCCGGACCTCGTTATTCTTGTAGAATCTATTTTATCAACACTATCTTTATCTAAAAAGAGAGACTCATGAATTTTTACATCCTCATTAACCTACTTATAGGAATCATTATCATCATCCTTTTGCACTTCTTTATCATTTTTCTCCCCCATTGTTTTCCACAAaacagaaagaagaagatgaaaggatgaaaaatcaaactaaaagAGAAAGAAGCTGACCTCTTTTACTCATGTTTCATTCTCTTCCCAAAATGTTTTAACCAAACTGAACTTCTATTTATAAAATCTTTCAGGATTCTAAATAAATATGTCAAAATTTAATGAAACTAGTTCAGTTCCATGTAATCAATCACAACCGTTGTTTCTCTCAAAACCAACGGCACTAAATCGTATTGGAAACTGGAATAATAGTTTCCTTATCATTTAATGACAagacttttccttttttctttttcaaaaacataaaacttctctatttaattatttcatcttttatatttattttaaaataaaatatgttaaaTTGGGAGTTTCATACCTATAGATCAAAatgccgagttataactcatcaaTAAAGGTTCAAcctattttatcaaaatatcaccAGGCCAATCTTGGGGATTATGATATGACCGTTATAAATCAGTTATACATTATAACTCGGCTATGAACGTTATAGATCGGTTATCAATAACAAACATCAAAGCAAATATCAAAACGCTCGAATATGCCATTACTCTCCGCTTAAAGTAAAATTACTTGAAGACATAACCATTATTCTCTAATACtgaatataaaaataagataagacatTGATTTTGGGGACAACAATAAGATAAGACATAACCATTATTCACTCACTTACTTGGGCGTTAGAATCCTTTTTATAGGTACCAACCCCCTATTCTCATGCTGCCGAAGTATAACTTATTTCGACGAAAAATTTCTAATTATTCACCAGCGAACGAGCTATACAGCAGCCAATCTTTATAAGAACAAATAAATTCCTAAATTTATGAGAGATATTTGttgatcttaaattttaaaagacTATTTTATCTCTTTGTAACCTAAGGACATTCCAACACAAAAATTGTTAATGATAAAATTGTTATGGATAATGGAGTTGATTCGTCCATCTAAGAATGAGCTATAGCGGTTTCTCCGAATAATGTGCGGCTTGCAAAGGAGAGCTATAAATCGGCCTGGCTCGAACATCACAGAAAAAATACATAcaaaagatactccgacgcttAAGTAAGAGAAAGTCTTTAAAAGAATATATTAAAGAACATTCAAAATAAAAGCTTGTAGAACTTGTCTTTGCCGAAGTTAAATCCTCGTTTATATAGATGGATACTCTACCAACCTAGTAATTTTGGTATGAGATTATAGGTTAAGTTTTTTTAGGATAACAGCATGCTAATAAATGTTGACTGGTTTTGTTTCGTAACCGATCTTTCCTTATTTATTCCGACTTATGAAGAATGTTGTTGTTTGTTGGGTCGAAGTATAGATTACGTATCAAGAATAATATATGCAAAACTGAATTTTCAGGTTAAAGATCAATTATTTTCTAAACAAAATATCTAAAACGAAAATAAAACTTTTACTACATCCAATCTAGTTTNNNNNNNNNNNNNNNNNNNNNNNNNNNNNNNNNNNNNNNNNNNNNNNNNNNNNNNNNNNNNNNNNNNNNNNNNNNNNNNNNNNNNNNNNNNNNNNNNNNNNNNNNNNNNNNNNNATTAttccttaaaaaaattattatatttttgttgttgtttagattattatattttttatgaataaattGTCATTTATATTCATGAAAGATATAAACGCTgtgttttactcaaatttttgttAATGTCTAAAATAAAAATGTGGGTATCTCAATGTCGCAATTGTAacgtcaaataaaattaaaaggaataaaagtAACAAATAAACATATAAATACAAGGTGCCGGTGGCAAAGTAAAAtggagaaattaaaagagaaagaaagaagaagatgaagaagaacaaataaaaagtaaagaaatttgattaaaaatagaaaataaagtacaagtttGAGTTCAGACTtcagaggaattacttaagatttCCAGTTTTACTCTGTGATGTCAGGGAGGCTGAGAGCGTTTTTGAGTCTCCAAGTGTTTTCCAAGAAGAACTGAACTGATTACAATGTTTTCATAAAGCTCTATTTATAGACTAGCCTAATGTCAGCTGACAGTTACTCTTTGTACACCACTTGCGAAAATTTTGAATTGCACTCGTAACTGTTCTCACACTTGTTTCCTTGACGACTGTCCTGTACCCTATTTTGACGCTCCATGTTAATAACTGCTCTTGCATATAGCACGTCCTATAATTCAAGcttaattcaaattttgaataaaaacagcTTCTTTGCTAGTGAATTAGAAGCTTCCCCTAATATATTGAATCTGGCTTCATAAGTTAATAATCAGTGGCGGATCCACGGGGGACCTAAGGTGGCCATGGTCCCccccaaaattttttaaaaaaaaatagtaaatagtaataattaataatattaaatttttttatatataatattaaaaaaatataagttacaaaattttataaattaaaataactaaaaactgCACTATGTATTGGATATTTGAATTATTGTTGCTCTTGTTAACAAATAGCCcattctaataattaataaaaatggtTCTATTATACTAGCCCAAGCCCATACTATTAATTAAAGTAACCCTAGTACATTTTTCAAATATTTGTTTCAAACCATGAGAGGCATCAGCgccacttttctctctcttttagtgGTTCCCAAACTTTTGGTCTTCTACTCTTCTCATTCTAATTTTTCTTCCATACTAAAACAAAACATATTGAACAACCTGTGACACAACTTGTTGAGCAAGATATTCAACCCCCTGCTTCCAAAATAACAAGGACTGAAATAGATCAAGTTAATATTGATACATTGATGCGTGATCCCGGAAAGCGTCCGCAAATTTGGAATTATCCTATCAATCAACAAGATGAAATCTGTAGAGCATATATAAAGTTTGGACCATATCAATTTATTACGGATGAGTACCCTCTTTCTGGTCTAGAAAGTCATCCTCGTCGTTTCAAAGCTCATTGGTTTAAGAGTTTTTCTTGGCTAGAATATTCGCTAGAAGTGGATGCTGCATTTTGTCTTCCATGCTATTTATTTTCTAGAAAATCAAGTCCATTCACATCAGGAGGATTTCGCAATTggaaaaaagtgaataatggaaaggATTGTGCATTTTTATCTCATGTGGGTAAATCTCTTAATTCTCCTCATAATATTGCTGTTAAGTCTTGTAAAGATTTGCTTAATCAGTTATGTCACATTGACAAAGTATTGGCTAAGCAAAGCTCACAACAAGTTTTAAGCAATAGATTGCGTCTTAAAGCCTCTATTGATACTGTCAGATGGTTAACGTTTCAAGCTTGTGCTTTTAGGGGACATGACGAGAGTCATGAGTCTCAGAATTGAGGAAATTTTCTTGAAATGTTAAAATTATTAGCTTCTTACAATAAAGAAGTGGATGCAGTTGTTTTGGATAATGCTCCTCAAAATGTAATATACACATCACCTTCTATTCAAAAGGAAATTCTACATGTTTTTGCTAGAAAGGTGCAAAATGAAATTCGCAATGAGATTGATAATGCAAAGTTTTGTTTGATTGTTGATGAAGTTAGAGATGAATCTAGAAGAGAACAAATGGCACTTGTTGTTAGATTTGTTGATAAGCATGGATTTGTCAAAGAAAGGCTAATAGATGTTGTTCATGTCAAAGATACTACTTCTGCTACTCTAAAACAAGAGATTTGTTCTGCATTATCTCATCACAATCTCAACATTCAAAATGTTCGAGGTCAAGGGTATGACGGAGCTAGTAATATGCGTGGAGAGTGGAAAGGGTTACAAGCTTTAATTATTCAAGAATGTCCTTATGCATATTATGTTCATTGCTTTGCTCATCAATTACAGCTAGCTCTTGTTGCTGCGGCTAAAGAAGTTGTTGATGTTCATGCTTTTTTCCAAAGTTTGAGTAATATTATCAATGTTGTGTGCTCTTCTTGCAAACGCAATGATGAATTACAATCTGCTTATGCAACTGAAATTTTCCATTTAGTTGCAACTAATCAAATTGAAACAGGAAGGGGAGCAAATCAAATTGGCACATTAAAAAGATCAGGAGATACCAATAGCGTGATAGATTTTCAATTGAAAGAGCTAAATAGTAGATTTAGTGAGCAAGCAACCGAGCTCCTCATATTGAGTACATCTTTAGATCCTAAAGATGCTTTCAAGTTATTCAGTGTTTGCAACATATGCAATCTTGTAAAGAATTTctattctttaaatttttctGAGCAAAAAAAGATTCAATTGGATTATGAGTTACAACATTATGAACTTGATGTGGTTAAAGCTCCAGATTTTCAGAATTTGTCTACTCTTGCTGAATTGTGTCAAAAATTGACAGAGACAGGAAAATCAAATATATATCCTTTAATTGATAGATTAATTCATCTTGTTTTGACTCTTCCTGTGACAACAGCAACAACTAAACGGGCCTTTTCAGCTATGAAGATTATTAAAACAAGGCTTCGAAACAAGATGGAAGATGAATTTTTAGCAGATTGTATGATTGTATATATTGAAAAGGAAATTGCTTCAAAATTCAATTCAGAGATGATAATTGATGATTTTAGTTCCATGAAGCATCGTCGAGCaagtttaaaaatatcaaaatcttAAAGTATGTAGTTGAACATTgacttttatataatataattacttttttgatatatatgtggtgcacgaaattgtgatctccaggtttgaacaatccctggtaatggctccaaaaacttggtgctctgtcagtccttcttcaacctctgaatttgatttttgctcaagtccctcaatttcagccagaaaatacctgaaatcacagaaaaatacacaatctcatagtaaagtccagaaatgtgaatttaacataaaaactaatgaaaacacccctaaaagtaactagatcctactaaaaacatactaaaaacaatgccaaaaagcgtataaattatccgctcatcaatatacTACAaatcatattttattaattttttgttatatttatatttaattggcCCCCCTCTTATGAAATTTATGGTTCcaaataaaaagtaaagaaatttgattaaaaatagaaaataaagtacaagtttGAGTTCAGACTtcagaggaattacttaagatttCCAGTTTTACTCTGTGATGCCAGGGAGGCTGAGAGCGTTTTTGAGTCTCCAAGTGTTTTCCAAGAAGAACTGAACTGATTACAATGTTTTCATAAAGCTCTATTTATAGACTAGCCTAATGTCAGCTGACAGTTACTCTTTGTACACCACTTGCGAAAATTTTGAATTGCACTCGTAACTGTTCTCACACTTGTTTCCTTGATGATTGTCCTGTACCCTATTTTGATGCTCCATGTTGATAACTGCTCTTACATATAGCACGTCCTATAATTCAAGCTTAATTCAAATTTTGATAAAAACAACTTCTTTGCTAGTGAATTAGAAGCTTTCCCTAATATATTGAATCTGGCTTCAtaagttaataataatattatcttatatttatttacttaaaacaaattatttttttctaagtgATAATAATTTTTTGCCTAACAAGATGCCCTCCAAGATTTCTCACTTGAAGATATGCAATGATTGAAAGTGAGAAAACTTAGTTGTTTATTGACatactctttttttgctttggaccttgactttaaccgctcagtctcaagttttcacttgacacttacacgccacaagcacatggatagggacagcttggtttagccgcttagaccaggattttattcctttaggccctcctatccactgatgctcaaagccttgggatcccttttttatttgcccttgccttttggttttaagggttattggctttttctgcttgctttttctttttcttttttttttctttttttNNNNNNNNNNNNNNNNNNNNNNNNNNNNNNNNNNNNNNNNNNNNNNNNNNNNNNNNNNNNNNNNNNNNNNNNNNNNNNNNNNNNNNNNNNNNNNNNNNNNNNNNNNNNNNNNNNNNNNNNNNNNNNNNNNNNNNNNNNNNNNNNNNNNNNNNNNNNNNNNNNNNNNNNNNNNNNNNNNNNNNNNNNNNNNNNNNNNNNNNNNNNNNNNNNNNNNNNNNNNNNNNNNNNNNNNNNNNNNNNNNNNNNNNNNNNNNNNNNNNNNNNNNNNNNNNNNNNNNNNNNNNNNNNNNNNNNNNNNNNNNNNNNNNNNNNNNNNNNNNNNNNNNNNNNNNNNNNNNNNNNNNNNNNNNNNNNNNNNNNNNNNNNNNNNNNNNNNNNNNNNNNNNNNNNNNNNNNNNNNNNNNNNNNNNNNNNNNNNNNNNNNNNNNNNNNNNNNNNNNNNNNNNNNNNNNNNNNNNNNNNNNNNNNNNNNNNNNNNNNNNNNNNNNNNNNNNNNNNNNNNNNNNNNN is a genomic window of Arachis ipaensis cultivar K30076 chromosome B06, Araip1.1, whole genome shotgun sequence containing:
- the LOC107646792 gene encoding uncharacterized protein LOC107646792; the encoded protein is MLKLLASYNKEVDAVVLDNAPQNVIYTSPSIQKEILHVFARKVQNEIRNEIDNAKFCLIVDEVRDESRREQMALVVRFVDKHGFVKERLIDVVHVKDTTSATLKQEICSALSHHNLNIQNVRGQGYDGASNMRGEWKGLQALIIQECPYAYYVHCFAHQLQLALVAAAKEVVDVHAFFQSLSNIINVVCSSCKRNDELQSAYATEIFHLVATNQIETGRGANQIGTLKRSGDTNSVIDFQLKELNSRFSEQATELLILSTSLDPKDAFKLFSVCNICNLVKNFYSLNFSEQKKIQLDYELQHYELDVVKAPDFQNLSTLAELCQKLTETGKSNIYPLIDRLIHLVLTLPVTTATTKRAFSAMKIIKTRLRNKMEDEFLADCMIVYIEKEIASKFNSEMIIDDFSSMKHRRASLKISKS